The Solenopsis invicta isolate M01_SB chromosome 1, UNIL_Sinv_3.0, whole genome shotgun sequence DNA segment TGTAATCTCTGCGAACGATATACACAATATGGAATCTAAGAAAAGAACTCATAATTTCTTCTCGTCCAGCATTTGTCATTGTATACAGTTGGATATCCCACATTTTTCATCACGACATATATACACCGCGAAACATATAACAAGATAAACTTTTGATAGATAGCCAATACGCAGCATATCACGGAATTTATGAAATCTAAACTTTTGAAGCAGGTGTATCCACGTTTTCTATATCGCGAGTAAAGCATATTCACCGGAATCAATTGTGATCAGCACCATTTGACATCTTCACAAACGAAATATTCGAAAATACAATAAACAACGCAAAGATTTATATTCACCGGAATCAATTGTCATCAGCATTTGACATCTTCACAAACGGAAAAATCTTCACAAACGGAAAAATCTTCACAAACGGAATATTCGAAAATATGATAAACAACGCAAAGATTTATCTTGAAAACGCACAGCAATGTTCACTGATTTGTGGAGATAGCGGAATTTACTATTCGATTAGACGCATATTTTTttactgagagagagagagcaagatgAGAAGCTAATGTGACAGTGAATATCGTATTACGCAAAGTGCAAAGAGAATTGCGGTAAAATCTGAGATTAGATCTCACTCAAGAATTCAGAAACAAACCTACGCAGCAAACATTTTAACAGAGATCCTGAGAACGTCCTTTTGACATATGTCTTCAGGACATCTTGAAATTTTGTACCGTATGCGAAAATAGCAAGAAACATAGAAATATTCTTATTTGAATAAGATGATGAAAAATTAAAGCGAGTTGAAGCGAAAATCGAGATGAGAATAATGAATAGtaacaatgaaaataataacgtaattttttgGCAAGTAAAAAAGCGTCGATTTCAAACATCTCATTTCAAATTCGCTCAAGACTTGTAAAACATAAAttcaatgtatatatgtatacgtctGTAACCTATGCCCGCAGGATTGTCCCTCTCTTTCAGTCTTCTGTCCGCCCACGGGGCGTGCGGACGCGGGAATCTGCGAGAGGAAGCGCGCGGAAGAGGGGAGAGCTAGTCGAGAGTAAGTGAGTGGTTGGGTAGTTGCCTGAGTGATGGCAGCAAGggcgagagaggaagaggagaagacCGTTGGACCGGAAAGAAAAATACAGTCGCAAATCAAACAGAAAACACATTTTCGCTCTTTTTATACCTCTTTCGCGTAAATATTTGTTCTGGAAATATACGttcgtttcgtttcgtttcCATCTCTAGTACCGGCCTCTCTTTCCTCATCTTTTTCAATGTGTACGATGCCCATACATATGCACGAACGATGCGTGTCTTATCGATTATATCCCGCTaaaaattactgattttttttacttttgttgtACGTCTTAAATAATAAGATACAAGCCTATAGGATAGATTTGATAAAGGTCTAGATTGTAATAAAGATCCAGATGAACAACTTGCGATATAGCATGGGAGCACCATCAGTAAGACACGTCGACACTGCAACTCGTTCTCAATTTAAAGTTCCAACAGATAAAAGTGGGAATACTTTAACTCGGAATGAAATTTCAAAAGAATGGAATGGGGATAGTGGAGGAACAAAAGAAGACAGTGAGGATGTTCTCTCTTCAGCCAGTCGGCTTTCTTCAACTGAAAAATGTGTAATACGAGCTTGTAGTTCGCCCCCACTCTTGAAAGATACCTCAGTCTCACCCTACACTCCTCCCATCCCTCTGGTACCTTTCTCTTCCATGTACATTCCAGTTTCACTGCTCGAATGGTTAAGCGAACATATTGAAAACCGCACACAGACAATACAAAGTTGCTTTTGTGCgcgtgcgtcgcgtcgcgttcgTCCTTAggaatattaaacaatatttggccagaaatattttcagatttctGAAATTTAGAGTTTGAATTGCGATGTAACTTAACAATGGCATTAATATGATTAATGGCGCACAACGCAATCAATCTTTTTATATCGTGTATGCTGTTAAATATTACAAGAACTCTGTCTTATATGTTTCTGTtacattatcataatttttccagttattttttttattacgtctAATATtcatactatataatataagGTATAAAAAAGTGTATATAAAAGCAGATTATATGCCGGTTATAATTACAGTATTGAAgatgtaacatatttttattacttttcttcAAGCAACCAATTTATACGGTATATACAGCGATGAAGCAAAAGTCCATACATCACATTTTGTCCAGTTGCGCAAGGGATTATCGATTTGTAATTGATTCATATTACCTATGCTATTATAATtagagttaattttattttcgctaCTTTTCTCGATCTTTCCTAGTAATAATATAGGCCGTAAATGTGGTTGGATGgttgtatttgttttattatcagCTATAGTTTCCACGGTATGAACTATTAAATTATACCTAAAAAAGtacatacaatttaatttttatttactataaatattgtaacagttattacataatatacatttatgtatgaatatacagggtgttcaataATGGTTGTCCTTACGTTTTATCATAAGAgtacgcatttgtaatttctaatataataatgttagaaatacgtatccgtcggtaaatcatgctcctatggtaaaacatggaaacagtcattaataatcagccTGTATATATACGCATGTATattcacacacacatatatatgtacatatataacaatatatatacatatatacatatatacatatatatatacatatatatatatatatatatatatatatatatatatacatacatatatatatatatatatatacatatatatatatattgtatatatatttatacaatatcgCTCAAAAATTTTAGCATGTTTGATATTTCTCGCATTTCacgaaaaatatacaaaaatacatggaatttaaaaaaatgtatgtaattgaATAGCACATTATcatatttcttttctgttttttccataaattagtttaaaagttaaaaaataaatgttatgaaATGAATTTTCACAAGAATACaaaaagttcaatatttttgcaagaaattattgtagttttctttttaaagagcattttaaaacttaaaaagtttattttaaaatattttttgttaattttttgtgatgttttttcaaattacagcgtttcaaagtaaaaaaatatttaaaaaatatcgaatttcaattttatgtaaCTGAGATATGAAATCGTAGACAAAACTAAAAAACAGAGATTTAGTCAATCTTAGCtcttaaaaatgcatttttataagcTTCTcttctctataatttttttactgagataagtaattttttaataataagtaattttaagATGTAAGAGAAAATAAGCAAACAAATTGTTTTGAGCGATAGTGAACATcaatagattatattttttagattttaatttgagCAATAGATAATTCTTTATTACTTGTCAACCATTTCCTTGATGAATTCTTCTATGTCTACCAGCACCTCTTTCTTCTTGAAGTTAATCACTTgcaatttattatcaaaatgcaATTGTGTTTTACATATGTAAGCGAGATGAATAACAATGCTGGATTCTATACTACCATCGATATGTATTAAAACACGTTCAGGATTCTGGTAAAAttgtctaaataaaaattatagaaaattaatagtGATGTAAtgttaatactaaaatattaaaatgtatcttcCTTACCTAAGTTTTTCAAGAGATTGCTCATAAATTGTTCGATGtgagaaattttgtaaaaaattattatacttaataataCAATCCATGTGTGGTGTCCGATCAAAATTTACGAAGATATTTGCAGGATTTAGTTCGTAAAATCTTTGTTTCGCTCTTTCAGTATCATTCTTATTATCACTTTCTATAGTtacaaatgatttaaaatacCTACACACATGTATACTTTGCGATTATTCTttgttaattatcaatttttgtaaataatttaataaaagtattattaaaacatttagatttaaatttacaaaaaatacgtatttttgatacttatatttaatattaatcagtaaataaaaataaaacttaaatatatgtgacttatttacaataatttttaaactctgCATTACCTGCAATCGCTCACCGGATAAGAACCAAAAGAAACATTAGGAAATTCTTTTACTACAGTTGATAAAgcatttgcaaataaatcttcTCTAGCATCAATAAATACCTCTTCCtttataaatcttttgtttGCAGAAAGTAATTCCTgaaataaagtataatagtACAGCTTGTTTATACAACACTaactattgcaaaaaatttttttagaaagatttgaaagattttacattttatatgcaactattctgaaagaatttttataacataaattaatcaagttgcaaatactaaataaaaacacacaataaaaatactaagtatatattttatacacaatttttattattaatttcttatatttaactTCTTAGTATTTGCATTTttccaaatataataaattatcattttaaagtATACGCaacacgcgcgcgtgcacaaacatttttaatttattaaaaaataaagtttaagcatttcagaaataattaaatttattatattctgagaatttcaataaatttcaaaaaagttaCAGATTTCTTCAATAACTATTCAACAACTTTCCTACAAAGTTTCAAGAGCAAGTATTgtggaattttattatttctgaactatttcaaaaaagttacaaatatttcgtattttttataaaatattttactgtttagttgaaatatttttgaaatatttctgaaaaatttcagtgctatataaattaatttttaaaaaactaataaaaataaattcgcaTTAAAGTACTTACctcatataaattttgaaaagctttCTCAAGAAATACAGGTGAACCGGGAAACACATATACGTTTCCTAATACAATGTACGGATAAATATTTGGTTTGCTTGTGCCTGTATTTAAACCAAACTTTAGAGATGCTTTCTGAGGAATCTGTGCCATTTTATAAACAGGAGATGATGCATCATCAATTCcagaataatgttttattatatctacCAATTTAGGATGATAGTGCAGCTGATCATTAAAAGCTTTAGCAAGACCtatagattataaaaaactataattattggcataattttcaaaattagatAAGAGTAACAAACGATCATAGTAGAATCTTATTGTGAGTCAGTAATttcttgtgattttatatacattttctaatatttcaaaTTGTGTGCCATTACTTTTAGTCttgaaacgtaatttttaagttaaaccataacaataataataatatcataacaataaattgataatcaatttaataatactaatggtaacaaatatcttttatgACAAAAGAGTGCCAATAAGATCCTTCTTTCCCGAAATACTGTAAATAATACTTGTGTcagcatcagtattattaaattgattatcaattgaTTATTGTgatatattactattttaattcAACTTAAGAATTGCTTTTTAAGGTCAAAGTGATAGGAcgcagttaaaaaaatatataaaatataaaatcacataagaaataGGGAGAGTGGGGCTATTCGGTAgacttttttttcgtttgtcTCTTGAGtcttatattcattaaaaaaaaaacatgagagGTTTGAAAGGTTAAACCTTCCTCTTCACAATGCGGATATAGATAAAACAtggaaatgtacttgctttgaagtacatataaaaatgtcgaccaatgccaaaaattacaaatagccccaagcccggggtaattcgtaattAATCCGGGAATATCctgaaatttgtgttttaagttgaaagattgtaaaaaagctgttgttaaaactttcttttatttaaaaaaaggatataggtatacaaaaaaatgtaaacatacacgttcgcatgtccTTTTATGCCATCaatgtgacagatttcctaaccctATAAGTGTTATTCTTTAACGCTTCATaattttacctgcttaagagcaataattttttatttatattcatattctatgtactaaaatacacaatattactGACAAGTAAACCTACGGAAGTgtcaccaattttaataaaactttgcataTGTGTAGAActtcaaaaaatattagacacgtattttttttatcggcaaTGGTCCACTCTGAAGGGTGAAAACTACTCCTTAAAGGTAAGGGATAAAGAACGATGGCACTTTAGGGCCGAAATTTGCCCATGACGGGGAACCTGTGaatttggtatatttttatgtttttgggtCTGCTGaattcgaatataaaatttaaaattgtccaaagtgcaggaaactttataaaaatacgaTATTTCTACACAAAAACCTAGTTTTGCGATACATGTtttctaatagtaattttgaactcaaagatctctttttttatgaatttctttaaaaatgagTCTTTTAAATCACCATATCATATATTCGCATGCATGCGCAcgcacaaaaaaagaaagaaaataaattataataaaaatatataaaaaatatataaatgttttaaaaaatataaaatataaaaaaatataaaaaaagaatatagaagaagaatataaaaaaagaaaataaaaatgcaataggataccctgtatgtatctatgtatatacaaacatatatatatatatatatatatgtatatatacatatatatgtatatatatatatgtatatatatatatatgtatatgaatatgtgtgtatgcataattataaagtatatagTGATTTAGTGATATAGTGATTTAAAAGatgcatttttaaagaaatttataaaaaaaaaggtctttgagttcaaaattactattagaaaACATCGCAAAACTAGGTTTTTGtgcagaaatattgtattttcataaagttccctgcactttggacaattttaaattttatattcgaattCAGCAGacccaaaaacataaaaatataccaaattCACAGGTTCCCCGTTATGGGCAAATTTCAGCCCTAAAGGGCCATCGTTCTTTAACATATTGGGtgtaataagttaaaaattttaaaaagtaaaatatgttAGGAGGTTTTTGGGGTCGCTAAAACTAAATCTTATGTCAAATGTATGAAATTCAAAATAGCCGATCCAATATGGCGTCCAAATACTTATTTCGTAtaatgtgaaattaaaaatagttgaaaatgtaaaaaaataaaatttaaaaaaataaaagatttttggaGTCGCTAAAAATAAATCTCATgtcaaaagtatgaaatttaaagttttctctacgccCAGTGAGAAATAATACATCAAATTGATGCGTAAGGTATCACGCAAACAAGTGATTTGAGATGACATGAATTCTTCAAATTTACtcattttgacaaaaaataataaaaattttaatgtatctgGATGCCATATTGGATcggtcattttgaattttatacttttgacaTAAGATTTAGTTTCAACGACCTCAAAAACC contains these protein-coding regions:
- the LOC105205061 gene encoding FAD synthase isoform X1, whose protein sequence is MSFHQCFIHTHIIRNHMCVLSRCYIKSVKHPTAGIIVIGDEILKAQVKDTNSYYMCNLLYKCGIKVKKISVISDNVEEISKEIKDASSKYTYVITSGGIGPTHDDVTYTGLAKAFNDQLHYHPKLVDIIKHYSGIDDASSPVYKMAQIPQKASLKFGLNTGTSKPNIYPYIVLGNVYVFPGSPVFLEKAFQNLYEELLSANKRFIKEEVFIDAREDLFANALSTVVKEFPNVSFGSYPVSDCRYFKSFVTIESDNKNDTERAKQRFYELNPANIFVNFDRTPHMDCIIKYNNFLQNFSHRTIYEQSLEKLRQFYQNPERVLIHIDGSIESSIVIHLAYICKTQLHFDNKLQVINFKKKEVLVDIEEFIKEMVDKYNLIVHTVETIADNKTNTTIQPHLRPILLLGKIEKSSENKINSNYNSIGNMNQLQIDNPLRNWTKCDVWTFASSLYIPYKLVA
- the LOC105205061 gene encoding FAD synthase isoform X2 codes for the protein MQDYYNKIYNINFNDDNFRPQNKSLISVISDNVEEISKEIKDASSKYTYVITSGGIGPTHDDVTYTGLAKAFNDQLHYHPKLVDIIKHYSGIDDASSPVYKMAQIPQKASLKFGLNTGTSKPNIYPYIVLGNVYVFPGSPVFLEKAFQNLYEELLSANKRFIKEEVFIDAREDLFANALSTVVKEFPNVSFGSYPVSDCRYFKSFVTIESDNKNDTERAKQRFYELNPANIFVNFDRTPHMDCIIKYNNFLQNFSHRTIYEQSLEKLRQFYQNPERVLIHIDGSIESSIVIHLAYICKTQLHFDNKLQVINFKKKEVLVDIEEFIKEMVDKYNLIVHTVETIADNKTNTTIQPHLRPILLLGKIEKSSENKINSNYNSIGNMNQLQIDNPLRNWTKCDVWTFASSLYIPYKLVA